TTGAGTGCATTTAAGACATTctaaaattttaataattttattcttagCGCCTATATTTTATGTCACTAAAACTGAGTCATGAAATATCTTACAGAGAATGTGCTCTATCTTTAAACCCTTTGAAACTTCGGCCGTCGAATGTTGGAACAAAGGTCTTTCGTTTGATAGAGAGAAATCTCTGGGCAATTACTTTTGCGTGACGCTTCGagcgcttaaaatgtcgttaaaatgcATTCTTGTGACCTTTCGGGTCAGAACACGGCAGGACGATATTCGTCTTTGGTTTGATATGATGAGACCGctttaaataaagtgcagaaagtaAAATAATACCATTTTAATCCATACCTGTTTTTCAGTGAGAAGTGGGAGCTTTAAGAATGTATCGAACTATACATATGTAAACGGCAACTGCAGAATAAACTATAAAATTTGTCAACACAACAACCACAGGGTCCCCATGGAAGACCAAAGTGTTGTCACCGACAGGATGTCATCAATTAATATGTTAGTAAGCATAATTTGAAGTCGGAAAATTTGCGTTCCTCAAAGAAAATGTTATCTTCCTGTGGAGGAAACACAAAGCATGCAAGAGCTCTCAATCGATATCGCTGTGTGAAAGAGACGGTCGCCACGTTTGGAGTTGGAGAAGTTACCTAATAAAATAACCATCAAAACAGTGTTTAATACAGAAGGGACAAAACTGATTTCGACAAAACAGTTGAATAGTCCTTACTGATTGACAAGTTAAATTAACTGACTCCCTTGAGTCACTTCGTTGAATGCGGTTTATTACCGAGGTATCAGTTTGAGAGCCGCTCTTTATAGTTATGGAGGTCTGCTGTTCATTCAAGACGATAACTGGAGGAATCTCCAGACAGTAGAGATAGAAAGAAAGATATCCAGGTTGTTCCATTGAGCGCGTGTTTAAAAGATATTGAAAATCATCTCTTGTCATAATCGTTTACTGGTCCCGTCAATGAGGTGGAACTAATATTGTGTTGAGCAGCAATTTTCAAAATGCCAGCCAATTTAGAAAGCATGACCGTATGTCCACGCCATCGTGGAAAGCTGGGGATTGGATGGACAAGAGGAGCTACAAGATGCAGAATACTCCTTGATTTATCCAACCACGGAAAAGGCCCCAATAAAACCTGGCCGAAAGGAGACGTCTAGCTGCTAAGAAATCAATGCAAGTCAGTTCATCAACCTCGTATCTCGCTGACAAAGATGATCATGACGACTTGCTGTCTGCAATGGCAGAACAAGAGCTTGAAGAGATGCGTCAGGAGGTGATCAATGAAATATCTATCCAGCACTCAATCACATTTCAATCACACAACATTTGCGAAATGGCCGCGACATCGAAGCTTTCAAAATTTTCGATAGCAATGTTAGAGGAGATTTGCAAGTAGTTTGAACTTGACACTTCCACTATAAAGCAGAAACGGAAGAAGCCATACATTGACCTGTTGGATGCTTATGTAAAGCCTAAAATGGAAAATTGTATGTACAGGTTATATAATCTCATTGTTCAATTATGTGCAGTGCTTTTTGTGAACCGAGTAAAGCACTAATAGGTCATTtccaaaatattaaatattcagcttgattttgaggcagtgaggacaacagcaatagaaacatgttggaataaatgtgaaaatatttacatatcatccactttcctttgtctttgtcctcactgcctcactatcaaagtgaattttaatacatcgaaaaaggcctattaagagGCGACGCATATTTAGTTTATCAAGACTTCTCACAGTTCTCAGTAAAAAGGAGGCTTATAATTGTTGAGAGCTTTGAAATAGAAAAAGTGTGAATTTGGAGCAAAATACACCGGCTTTCCGACGAGACCTGGTGATTACTTTTAGGACAGCACCTAATGGAGTAAATACAGTatcaattagccaatatcaaaaataccatattactctttgtttgtcccttcaaattttgcataagcagtTTTTGCAGTTTCTCATGGGACCATTATAATTCCcaagtggaaataaaaacaattcctaTGCAAACTTGGAGGGTAGTAGccaaacgcggggccggggcgtatttttttttttaaagttttttgtttcaatttttgtcgttgtactcctgtaatgttatattcgaatgttcggtaactttttttcatttatggtggaaattagtccaaaaaaaaatatggaaaataCGGAAGCTACAAAAGAGAcatctttgtttttcgaaattaagagagtttcaaaagagatttcttaaaacataaaactataaaagttagagataacaagttaaaccgacgtttcggagtagacatcactccattatcaaggtaaaaatggtctatgatgctaaaattacagtattaaaaacgattgacgctaagaattaacataataagcacgtgcgaaattggctataagaatactttagcacgaatggaatccgattgcacattgaggctaggcttaagtgttcttataaataacatttcaaacactaagcaatcaaatttgtttttacattttttgagcacctcaaagcgtttaagcaggtcccgagggatcgacccgtgtgcgttcttatagtgtctggcaatagccgaggactgttgcttatgtccctttacacgattgtgtaaatgtccgcgtgtgtagcctacataaccttcatcacaaaggtcacattgaaatttatatacaacacactgctgatttatgatcggcggctttgcctctttcactttcagttcctgttcaatttttctgctggtaaatacaggctggatggttttgtttactttcaggctcaaatccttaagttgtttttttacaaattctgctgagttttggtctttaaatgacaAGACTACTCGAACCATGTTATCTGTCTCTTgggctgttgataaaggtcgcggttggtcgcagacctttgagtcaacaaagcgtttgatagtggaatttacgagttgtttcgggtactttaggcgtgagaaaactgacttcaaacggtcacattcgtctgagaagtgtgaccaagaagaagataaacggtgtgctcgatcgagcatagttctcagcaagccattcttgtaccgattgtcaacattgctctgaaaatgcagaaggagACCTGAATTCGTGGGTTTTACGTAGACCTTTGTCTCTATCCGGGGAGATCGATTCAGTAACTGAGTTCCCAGAAATGGCAACAtaccattcgtgctaaagtattcttatagccaatttcgcacgtgcttattatgttaattcttagcgtcaatcgtttttaatactgtaattttagcatcatagaacatttttaccttgataatggagtgatgtctactccgaaacgtcggtttaacttgttatctctaacttttatagttttatgttttaagagagtttcacactgaaattggagtttttaaAGCACCTTttaatgttctccacaatacaattaaaatgaaacagaacatagccacagttccacAATAATCGTCACACAGCGTTGtctgcttgttttcgcaaaattggtttcaatgttgttttgtttcttatCGTGATATTGGATTTGATCCCTTGACGTCCAAATAGAATTGACTAGCAAGTTTGTAGTAAAGACACACAACAACATGACatcaacacgaacaaacaagaAAGCGAGAATGTCTTGCTTTACATTAATGACTTACCAAACTCCTCTGAGAAGCCTTCTTTTAGAATATTTGCAGATGATACGAATATTTTCTTTACTGGTAGTAATCCAAACGAGGTTGAATTTACAATGAATGAAGAGATTAAGTTGGTTTTAAAATACTGTGCTATTAATAAGTTATCtgtaaattttaagaaaactaattatatgtTAATAAcatcatcaaagaaaaaatacatttaaatatttacaatattgaTCGTAAAAGCTATATTACGTGTCTAGGTATATACCTTGGTGAGCATTTACAGTGGGAACCCCAAATTcaacatgtaaataataaattagcaAAGAATGTAGGTATAATTAACAAGCTAAGAAATTATCTTGATTTTCATATGCTCAAACAGTTATATTATACTCTTATTTATCCATATTTAAACTATGGTCTTGCTAGCTGGGGCACAGCTTACAAGACTAGATTAAATAAAATCTGCACTAAGCAGAATAGATGTATACGAAGCATGTTCTTTGCTCACGGCAGAGAACATGTCGACTCCTATTATAATCTTCTTGGaatcttgaaatttgaaaatatctaCAGATTAAAGGTATCACTTTTTATATACACCCCAGCTGTACTACTGAATATTCTTATACCTGCATCAGACATTCACTCATATAATACCAGGTATGCTGCTAATCAAAACTTGTTTAAGCCATCAGTACGTACCAACTATGGTATATCTACATTTAAATTCTCTGCAATAAAAATCTGGGAATCTGTCCCACTAGAATTTAAACGATTTCCGTACATGCTCTTCAAAAAGAAGTATCAAAGATTCTTATTGAGTACTCAATTGACCATAGATTAACTGCTAGCTATATAAGATATGCTGTGTAATATGTAGTATTTATGTATGTCTTCTCTTACAGtgtttctggcagttggcgtatatttcataaactccaatttcagcattttcggaaattatctttattttgaataacaaactccgattttctcaaagactaagtcagatggtcgcaaaaaaaaaaattccgatttcgaggaaaaaaaactgagaTATTCCTTAAGAACTTTCATACCTTCCCTAAGTTCCTTAatgtttttgactaatttccaccataaatgaaggaaaaataccGAACATGCGGatataacattacaggagaaaaaaagacaccccgggccccggccccgcgttttggctactacccttctggagggacaaacaaaaaatattatggtatttttgatattggctaattgtttcattttctcagcAACATTTTATCAATCTTCTTGAAGCACTCATCCCATCATTTAGGTAAATTATTGCTTTAGATAATATGATGCCACCCTCACACGCTTTCTGTTTCCACCACAGGAAAATAACAATTTCTTCAAGGAACGCAAATTTTCcgacttcaatttttgcttaataacatatttattgatgacattatgtcagtgaaaagctaaaaacagggacgacggagcatattttgtattgggggggaggggggcggggTTGGGTGGGGGGGCCTACACGCTAACgaaattctccgccagaaaattttgaaatcttgaagctccgAATGCTTGGAAATGCtactttttccttctgttagttttctctttttatgctttgagttttttttccctctcttttTTCTTCATGGGCAGCCCCCTGGCTCCACCGTCCCTGAGAAAAAGGAGCACTTCGGTCTAccattgggtatcctgtggttgTTGTGTTGACAAACTTTCGCCACGTTTATATTCTGCTGTGGATGGTTACATATGTGTAGTTCCAAACATTCTTAAACcttaaaaattcttaaaaacaggtatggattaaaatggtatcagtttactttctgcactttatttaaagCGGTGTCATCTATTTTCATATCAAATCAAAGACGGATATCGGCCTGCTGTGTTTTGACCCGAACGGTCACAAGAATGCATTTTAACAACATTTTAAGCGATTGAGGCGTCACGCAAAAGTAATTGCCCAGAGATTTCTCTCTATCAAACGAaagacctttgtttcaacattctATGGCCGACGTTTCAAAGGGTTTAAAGGTAGAGCACATTCTCTGTAAGATATTTTCGTAAGACTCAGTTTTAGTGACATAAAATATAGGCGCGCCAAGAATgaaattatttggaaactatAGAATGACTTAAATGcacttaaactttgccaaacgataattaagagattgctcagttaggattaggaggaatattttatgagggatGCTTCAGTTGACCTCACAAGACTGTCAAAATGAAGAGACAAATCGCTTGTCCATGCAGCATTTTCGGCGGTgttcggtaatttgcatttttctctgaAATAAATCCGTAACCACCCAAACTAACTATACCATGCTTCTTGGTACACATTACTCTTTCAAACTTGGAAGTATGAGCAAAATCGATTTTCAAGGTTTGCCACGGAATTCAAAGGTTGCTTGATTTTTACGGACCGTCACTCTTAAATAATGTTTAGGTGCTTTAcacagatttttgaaaaaacaagttagtgaaatttccccctaatttcaTGAGAACtaattgcgattacgtgtttataacataaacaatttttttgtcactgtcaaggcacattgaaaaccagttgggcaaacggattaaaaagcaaaacaaacaaatcaactttttctttatagccaaaagagtacagataattgttatttaattccagttgacaataaaaattcgattttcattcctgtacaaaggaaaaaccgagtaaaccattttttgaaaataacaaacggtttagtgcaaaggaaagaatttgtggactTCTTCCaataagtatgagctattactggtattgtGTTTTGTCGCTGTCATTCTCTTTTCGTTTCTgttccaggcatcatgtaaccttagcagagcttctaaagatatgccaaaagttgcaatacagagaaacaAATTAATATTAACCACGCaccttaagtttatatccctcccaTGCTTAATTTAAATATCTGCGTTGCCACCAGtttggaccacagctatcatgatatgtcaaactggattggaACCAGCAAAGaatacagaaagaaaacattttccaaaccgttccacctgaacacaaaaagtgttgactgtgtaagaactataattgatgtagtatggccgtgaagctgcgtcgagccacagaaagcgcacaaAAAATGAAGTCTtgtttatgttcaggtgagttaacctgggctgagcctgcaatccaattgaaaaccagtaccttGTCAGAGgtcaacttaaaagaaaaacagctaagcttgagcccatgatatggtcatgtcatactggtcagcagataccttgttttgaccgatgtcaattgatcataagatgtatgctgtaaactagcatgatactggccacattggcatacatggagggatgGACCTTCGTAGGTATTGACGGatggttgatgacgtcatggttataaaaaaaaaaactttgtgcatcgatgggttaccatattttcttaactatggtgttTCATTGTTGAAGGGGCTTGAGTAGTTTTTGGAGGTTTCATTGTTGGTGCTTGCTTGAATAATAGTTGTACCTGTAGGTTTCATGTTTAAATGTGTTTGAGAAGTAATTGTAGGTTTCATGGCTTAAAGGATCAAAAGCTGTGGGAACTTCTTGTCCAGCATTTTTTGTGATATTATTGTTTctactctttttctttgtggGTTAACTCAAGATTGTATAGTCTGGAGCGATTTCATTTTCTTACATTGAGATTGTACTGCTGAAGATTTACTTTGGACTGCCTTCTTTTGCTGTTTCCATCCAGTGGGAAATTAACATATAAGTGGTTGCACATGATTAATGCATGTTACCCTATCCTATTATTACATTTGTTCTTCCTTGGCCTCTGTGGTAAAGGTAGGTCCTTCTTCTTTGTGATCTTCTGTTCCTCTCTTTGTCTATGCTTCAAGTTTGGGGTAAATTTGCTCTCCATCTCATCCGTAGGTTGTAAAGAAATAAGTATAGTCCGGAGCAATTTCATTTCCTTACATTTAGATTGTACTGCTGAAGATTTACTTTGGACTGACTTCTTTTGCTGTTTCCATCCAGTGGGAAATTAACATATAAGTGGTTGCACATGATTAATGCATGTTACCCTATCCTATTATTAAATTTGTTCTTCCTTGCCCTCTGTGGTAAAGGTAGGTACTTCTTCTTTGTGATCTTCTGTTCCTCTCTTTGTCTATGCTTCAAGTTTGGGGTAAATTTGCTCTCCATCTCATCCGTAGGTTGTAAAGAAATAAGTATAGTCCGGAGCAATTTCATTTCCTTACATTTAGATTGTACTGCTGAAGATTTACTTTGGACTGACTTCTTTTGCTGTTTCCATCCAGTGGGAAATTAACATATAAGTGGTTGCACATGATTAATGCATGTTACCCTATCCTATTATTAAATTTGTTCTTCCTTGCCCTCTGTGGTAAAGGTAGGTACTTCTTCTTTGTGATCTTCTGTTCCTCTCTTTGTCTATGCTTCAAGTTTGGGGTAAATTTGCTCTCCATCTCATCCGTAGGTTGTAAAGAAATAAACGTTTCTCTTAATCCCTTAAGGGAACTGTATAGCTCTTTTAGAGCGCTTACATTTTCAACATTATAAGTCATGGATGTCAGTTCTTTCAACGTTTCCCTATTAACTATTACAGAAACCGTACTTTAAACATATAAAGGCTCCTTTATCAATAACAAGTGTAATTTGCCTCTTGTTAAAAGAAACTTGAATCTATGACCTGTATTAGAGTAATGGTCTGAGGGTAATATACATTTTCTGGTAACACAATTCTTCCACAAGGATGGTTATCATTTCACTCAAACTAGTTTTGTTGCTGTCTTTGAGGCACTGGTACTTGAGAGACTCATTCTGGCATTCAATGCCATTGTTGGTATTTCATTCATCAAGAATCTATCTTGTTAAATTTTGCCTATAATGTTGctgtttttgttattattaataatattattgtggtATTATTTATATGGGTACTGATTAATGTTATTGAAAACATtgagtgaaaaacaaaatgcatatATGATGCTTGCAACTAACCTTGTTTCTTAGCAATTTTTCTGACTACTGTACCTTTGCCTTCACACACAGTGTTTTTTCGAGCCAATTCTGAATATGATAATTGGAAAGCTGAACTTCACTTGTGTTAACGTGCCCCTGTGACAAAAAAAGATCACTTCAGATTTTgagtgtttgcttaacacctgactggcaaaaatatgagccatttatttttggatttcacagtctgccattactcatgttTAAAACTGACCAactggatccagggaaaagtgacgtcaaaggctcactagcttataATGTTagtgtgtgaatgcagcttattacatatgcaaaactcccgtgctgcatattaattcggcggcgtacacacacattgcgttcttaaactagtgagactttgacgtcattttctccttgatccagctctctcaagaacttgaAGTTGGTAATAGCGAACCATTAAATAGTAAAATTTCAattgaaataaacaagtgtTTCTGAAATCAAGTCTTAAAACTTTGGTATGTTTAGTCAACATAGTTTTGAcatgcaaagaaaaataagaattgattttttggtcacaggggcactttaagagcTTCAGGTTTTGGTGGTAAGCATTTCCAGTTTCCGACTTTGCCACATTCCACAGTAACAGCATTGCTCTCGGTGAAAATCACAAATGTAGGTTGttgtacatacatgtagggTATGAAATTACCAATGGCCTTAAATCTTCATTCCCTATACCCAGAAAACACGATTCTCACGGTCAGCACTAAGAATAAAGACCTGTCGCTTGTAACCATTAGCTACTtctattcttttaaatttctgagGCGGTGAAGTAGAGCTGGAGGACGGTGATTTGTACAAATCCTGGTAGAACTAGCCAGAGGCCATTATTCTTGGAATTGACTAGAATCGTAGTGCTTTTGCGTATGAAGTAAAAATGCTGATTTGTGATCTGTTGCAGGCTCTTGGTTACTTACTTAAAAAAGGCACGTCCCCACTAGCTGAGAGCCTGGTAAAAGACTCTAAATTATTGGTTTGGAACTCGTGCGTCAGGCCTTGCACAAGAAGGAGTTGTGATAACGAGTGTGACTTGTGAAAAAAATGGGTGAATTTCCTACTTTTATATAGCAGCAGTGTGTGGAGAAATAGACTGGCTCCATAGAGATATTTAGACATTGTAGCTACAGACGAaataaagtaataaattattacttaaAGAGTATGTTAGAAATGACTTTTGATTGAAAtgaatgtaaataaataaatgtgatGGTTACAGcgtgttttttctttggttctctgattattattttattatggcCCACAATTGCCACAACGAGcgttttcattttctatttttgcccGTTTTACTTTTAGACCTTCCTCACCCACAAATGTCGATTTCTTCACGGCAGAAGTCAGTCACGAAACACTTTGGGCTCCAGTTGGGATTCCACTCTCAGAATATGCAGAGTGCCTCCTTTTTTGAGATTGAGGTTTCATTCTGGGTTTTGAAAGATCCAACCACCATGTCTTGACCACAAGGAAGAAAAGCCAAACTTCATATCGCATAGTCTTGTAGGTAGCATCCAGAAGAATGATTTCATGTCTCTAATCGCTGATCATGCGCTTTTGCCATACTGTTTGATGAGCAAACAAGAGATTTTTTTTACATCAATGTTGAAATTGCAGTCATTGGCACTTTCCTCTTGAAGAAAGCCAAATCTTGGGGattctcttctctttctcaTACATTCATCAACAAGCATCTGGATCTTTTCAACAAGGCTTTTGTCAATCAGTTGTAGCATACTGCCTACGTGCATCTTATAATAAAAGGGGAACAAGATATTATAGATTTTCACTTGTTGCATTACATGATTGCGTACAcactgactggcaaaattttcaaaaccttGAATGTTTATGTCAAGAGTGGAATTGTTAAATGGCATTGTGGGCTCTACAGAAGCTCTCGATGATAATTGGAGtgggagaataataataatgataactgACCTGCTAATAGCCCTTTCTCGCAATCgtagactgaattactaagggcgcagctcaacgaggtcagactgaaggagctgtgctgccggctacaCGCAAACTTGGCTTCTGGCAAACCAACTGGTGAGCGAAGAGAAGCAGGGGTTGCTTTTGCAATATCAAATCATCTTGTTAAAGAACTTGAGTCACTGCCAACAGGAAAGAATGACCGTCTGATATCATTACGAATTCACATTGGTCAACAAACATATCTGACACTGATCTCAGCCTATGCACCAACAATGACAAACGACATTGAGACTAAAGACCTATTCTATCGATCACTGGACAGCTTGCTCTCCGAGACTCCTGCAGCTGACAAGCTCATTATATTAGGTGATTTCAATGCAAGAGTGGGAAAAGATCATGAAGCATGGCCACAAACATTGGGGAAGTTCGGAAGAGGGAAAATGAACTCAAATGGTGAAATGCTCTTAACAAAGTGTTCTGAATATCAACTGGCTATCACAAACACGTTCTTCAACTTCTCAGACAAGTGGTACTACTCATGGAAACATCCAAGATCTAAGCACCCTACTCTCCTGGACTACATCATTACTAGGAGATCTGATTAGAGGGACTTCCGCAGCACCAGAGCTATGAGGGGAGCCGAGTGCTGTACCGATCACTTCATGATCCGTGCCAAATGTAACATCAAACCAAAACATCCtcctctgaagaaaaaagggtcAAAACCCCCCAAGAAACTGAACGTAGAGAAACTGAAGAACCAAACTGAGAAAGACAAACTTGTAACCGCGATTAGTGAAAATCTCCCAACATTATCAACTGGTACTATTGAAGAACAGTGGGAAGCCTTGAAAAATGTGGTCTATAGTGCTGCATCAGACGTCCTCGGCAAACCTACTAGGAAGCATGCAGACTGGTTTGATGAATCCAATGAAGAAATCATGGAGCTCATCAATGAAAAGAATTTGCTGTTCCAGAAGACACTAGATAGTAGATGTAC
The sequence above is a segment of the Montipora foliosa isolate CH-2021 chromosome 2, ASM3666993v2, whole genome shotgun sequence genome. Coding sequences within it:
- the LOC137991363 gene encoding uncharacterized protein; protein product: MRGAECCTDHFMIRAKCNIKPKHPPLKKKGSKPPKKLNVEKLKNQTEKDKLVTAISENLPTLSTGTIEEQWEALKNVVYSAASDVLGKPTRKHADWFDESNEEIMELINEKNLLFQKTLDSRCTRATKNKYKGVKSELQKKLRNMKNNWWTKKAAEIQSLADRNDS